A genome region from Gadus macrocephalus chromosome 15, ASM3116895v1 includes the following:
- the zgc:172136 gene encoding FERM domain-containing protein 6 — protein sequence MSVLAKPERTICVLLPNKEQLDVPMGLKSTGLDVFNHVAALLGIKELHFFGLTVVKDNEHIFLDMEEKLTKYFPKESKPDSPKGLPKRPLPLVLFLKVQYYVENGRLICERKARHLYYSDLRERVLRSECRQQEEVYFQLAGYALQADLGDHPPLEEVEQGAGPRFQPKDFFPPWIVAKRGVHYLLCHGPKVHRELSGMSARDAILLFIKESCRLEDVPVTYYRLQKDKKEDRGTALLGLTLRGMQVYQEMNNLRQLLYDFPWCNVGRLTFLGKRFEIQPDGLPSARKLVYYTGSPFRSRHLLLHLSSCHRLYLSLQPALKHLRQLEDTEDQKRYRELYISDDLDADPQGCCCSEGSPRLSRQSTCSSGIEVDARHHGNVSMEMASSVGTAVSAEGGSGGGRRRAEKCFSSAASHGSSHTSGVDVGGVNAPAPDDEDDEDSGDEVVEFDSDEVLKDELKRSRTEETLVDEHVDMFHLADLLQGISVDFSPVKDNDHLQGEGTPSNHDDNHTVQLRNHNLAKVLQSRAPVCVDRQSQSLDDVRLFPPPALLLPDSSLSYTFGLPAPQDNPKGPSSADPRGYCPPGYYPPGHCPAKPSFYGRRAPNFLSLDRLGEEQLLEFIL from the exons ATGTCGGTCTTGGCCAAGCCGGAGAGGACCATTTGCGTCCTCCTCCCCAACAAAGAGCAGCTGGACGTCCCCATGGGG CTCAAGTCCACCGGCCTGGACGTCTTCAATCACGTGGCCGCGCTGCTGGGGATCAAAGAGCTGCACTTCTTCGGGCTCACCGTGGTCAAAG ACAATGAGCACATCTTCCTGGACATGGAGGAAAAACTGACAAAATACTTCCCCAAAGAATCCAAGCCGGATTCACCCAAG GGGCTGCCGAAGAGGCCACTCCCCCTGGTGCTCTTCCTCAAGGTGCAGTACTACGTGGAGAACGGCCGCCTCATCTG TGAGCGTAAGGCCCGGCACCTCTACTACTCGGACCTGCGGGAGCGGGTGCTACGCTCCGAGTgccggcagcaggaggaggtctACTTCCAGCTGGCGGGCTACGCCCTGCAGGCCGACCTGGGGGACCACCCCcctctggaggaggtggagcagggggCCGGCCCCCGCTTCCAGCCCAAGGACTTCTTCCCTCCCTGG ATCGTGGCCAAGCGCGGGGTCCACTACCTGCTGTGCCACGGGCCCAAGGTGCACCGCGAGCTGTCGGGCATGTCGGCGCGGGACGCCATCTTGCTCTTCATCAAGGAGTCGTGCCGGCTGGAGGACGTTCCCGTCACCTACTACCGGCTgcaaaag GACAAGAAGGAGGACCGAGGAACAGCCCTACTGGGGTTGACTCTGCGAGGAATGCAGGTTTATCAG GAGATGAACAACCTCCGTCAGCTGCTGTACGACTTCCCCTGGTGCAACGTCGGGCGGCTCACCTTCTTG GGCAAGAGGTTTGAGATCCAGCCCGATGGCCTGCCGTCCGCCAGGAAGCTGGTGTACTACACGGGCTCTCCGTTCCGCTCGCGCCACCTCCTGCTGCACCTGAGCAGCTGCCACCGGCTCTACCTCAGCCTGCAGCCCGCCCTGAAGCACCTCCGCCAGCTGGAGGACACGgaag ACCAGAAGCGCTACCGGGAGTTGTACATCAGCGACGACCTGGACGCGGACCCccagggctgctgctgctcggaGGGGAGCCCCCGCCTCTCGCGCCAGTCCACCTGCAGCTCGGGCATCGAGGTGGACGCCCGGCACCACGGCAACGTCTCCATGGAGATGGCCTCCTCCGTGGGGACCGCCGTCTCCGCCGAAGGGGGCtcgggcggcgggcggcggcgggcggagAAGTGCTTCAGCTCCGCCGCCAGCCACGGCTCCTCCCACACCTCCGGGGTGGACGTGGGCGGAGTCAATGCCCCCGCGCCggacgacgaggacgacgaggactCGGGGGATGAGGTGGTGGAGTTCGACTCGGACGAGGTTCTGAAGGACG AGTTGAAGAGAAGCAGAACAGAAGAGACTCTGGTCGACGAGCACGTGGACATGTTTCACCTGGCTGATCTTCTCCAGGGCATATCGGTGGACTTTTCCCCCGTCAAAGACAACGACCATCTCC AGGGTGAAGGAACTCCCTCCAACCACGACGACAACCACACGGTTCAGCTGCGCAACCACAACCTAGCAAAG GTGCTGCAGTCCAGGGCCCCCGTCTGCGTGGACCGCCAGAGCCAGAGTCTAGACGACGTGCGTCTGTTCCCGCCGCCCGCCCTGCTCCTCCCGGACTCCTCCCTCAGCTACACCTTCGGGCTGCCGGCCCCCCAGGACAACCCCAAGGGCCCGTCCTCGGCGGACCCCCGCGGGTACTGCCCCCCCGGGTACTACCCCCCGGGGCACTGCCCGGCCAAGCCCTCCTTCTACGGGCGCAGGGCGCCCAACTTCCTCTCCCTGGACcggctgggggaggagcagcTGCTGGAGTTTATACTTtaa